TTGTAGTAAATGTATCTACAACATTTATTTTCATATTTTCTTTAATTTCTACTTTATTAATCAAAGTATTAAATATTTCAAATATATTATTTAGTGTTAAGTCTTCTAAAGAATAATATATATTATCTTGTTCTTTAGTTTTATTTCCTTTTACTATATAAGGTATATTATATTCAATTTCTCTTTTAGAAAATTCCTCTGCAATTTCCTTAATAACCTTATATTCAAGTATTCTTTTTTCTAAATCCTGTTCTTTTTCTATTTTTTTATCTTCATTTAATATTGAATAAGCTTTAATTTCTAGTAGTTCTGTTGCCATAGCTAAAAATTCTATCTTAATTTTTAAATTTTGTTCTGTTTCTTTAGTTATAATACTAAGATATTCATCAATAATTTCTGATATATATATTTTTGAAATATCAATTTTTTTATTGTCAATTAAATGTAAAAATAAATCTAAAGGACCTTCAAAATCTTCAGTTTTAACTAATAAATCAATATT
The genomic region above belongs to Streptobacillus moniliformis DSM 12112 and contains:
- a CDS encoding segregation and condensation protein A encodes the protein MINIDLLVKTEDFEGPLDLFLHLIDNKKIDISKIYISEIIDEYLSIITKETEQNLKIKIEFLAMATELLEIKAYSILNEDKKIEKEQDLEKRILEYKVIKEIAEEFSKREIEYNIPYIVKGNKTKEQDNIYYSLEDLTLNNIFEIFNTLINKVEIKENMKINVVDTFTTTDALFEIEKEFVKNNELTFSSLMKGNFSKGRIVCFFLAILDLFKEGSIDITLSDNDFIIRKEAYV